The following are encoded together in the Ovis canadensis isolate MfBH-ARS-UI-01 breed Bighorn chromosome 2, ARS-UI_OviCan_v2, whole genome shotgun sequence genome:
- the LRRC19 gene encoding leucine-rich repeat-containing protein 19, with product MKTMSITILFWLLSMLLLSDESQTSKTEVKCNLTAKNYSLIPANISKNVTILDLSYNQITLNITDTRVLQTYFLLNELYLIENKVTILLNNSFSSLSNLEILNICRNSIHTIQQGTFTGLHKLKKLYLCQNKIVQLNPDTFLPLKNLILLNLHGNLISYFDVPQLFYLEFIILYGNPWNCSCSLLNLQNWLKTSNVTLENENITMCSYPDILKCYNIKTVPYKAECYSKFPSFITEDLHIPFQSISNSTFNNSLNNLTRNSEHESHGKSWAFLVGVVVTVVMTSLLISIAIKCPVWYNFLLSYNHHRLEEHEAETYEDGFTGNPSSPSQIPDTNSEETTVIFEQLHSFVVYDDGFIEDKYIDTHELCEEN from the exons gaAGTCAAATGTaatttgactgcaaagaattatTCTTTGATTCCAGCAAATATCAGTAAAAATGTTACTATACTTGACCTCAGTTATAATCAAATTACTCTAAATATTACAGACACAAGAGTTCTACAGACATATTTTTTACTCAATGAGCTCTATTTGATTGAGAACAAAGTCACTATCCTACTTAATAATAGTTTCAGTAGCCTGTCCAatctagaaattttaaatatctgtagAAATTCCATCCACACAATTCAACAGGGTACCTTTACAGGATTACATAAACTGAAAAAGTTATATCTCTGCCAAAATAAAATAGTTCAACTGAATCCTGATACATTTTTGCCTCTTAAAAACCTGATACTATTGAATTTGCATGGCAATTTGATAAGCTATTTTGATGTACCACAACTGTTTTATCTGGAATTCATAATTTTATATGGAAATCCATGGAACTGCTCCTGTAGTCTACTGAATTTGCAAAACTGGTTGAAGACATCGAATGTTACACTAG AAAATGAGAACATCACCATGTGTAGCTATCCAGATATCCTCAAGTGCTACAATATCAAAACAGTACCTTACAAGGCTGAATGCTACTCAAAATTTCCTTCATTTATAACTGAAGACCTTCACATTCCTTTTCAGTCCATTAGCAATTCAACATTTAATAACTCTTTGAACAACTTGACAAGAAATTCAG AACATGAATCTCATGGAAAAAGCTGGGCTTTTCTTGTCGGTGTTGTCGTCACTGTAGTGATGACTTCACTACTCATTTCAATTGCTATCAAATGTCCAGTATGGTATAATTTTCTGCTTAGTTACAATCATCATCGTCTGGAAGAGCATGAAGCAGAAACCTATGAAGATGGTTTTACTGGAAATCCAAGTTCTCCTTCACAGATACCAGACACAAACTCTGAAGAAACTACAGTAATATTTGAACAACTACATTCATTTGTGGTATATGATGATGGGTTTATTGAAGACAAATATATAGATACTCACGAATTATgtgaagaaaattaa